In Runella sp. SP2, the genomic window AAACAGGAAACCCAAAACTAAAAAAATGAAAACAGCCATCGGTATTGATTTGGGAGGGACCAATGTCAAGGGCATTTTGGTCAATGAAGCAGGAGAAATCTTGAAGCAACATTACGTGGCAACGCAAGACGATACCGAAGGGCTTTGGCGCGAAAATGTACTAGAAATGGTTACCTACTTGCGTAATTATTGGCAAGCCCCCGTTGATACCATTGGACTGTCGGCGCCTGGCCTCCCCGACGCCCATAATTCTTGTATTTCATTTCTTCCCAATCGTTTGGCAGGGCTAGAGAAGTTCGACTGGAGTACCTATTTTGGGCAACAAACCTATGTTCTCAACGACGCCCACGCAGCATTGATGGCCGAAGCTCGGTTTGGAGCAGCAAAAGGGCTTCAAAATGTAGTTTTACTCACTCTAGGCACGGGCGTTGGCGGCGGGATTCTTATTCAAGGAAAACTCTATCAAGGACTTAGTCAAATGGCGGGACACCTTGGTCACTTGTCCCTCCATGCCACCGACGACGAAGTAAGCATCGTCGGCGCTCCAGGGAGTTTGGAGTACGCCATTGGCAATTATTCCATTCAAAAAAGAAGCAAAGGAAAATTTGATTCCACTTGGGCGTTGGTCGAAGCCTACCGCCAAGGCGACGCTTGGGCGAGTTTGGTTTGGCTTTCGTCTGTCCAGAAATTAGCCGTGGCGTTGTCGTCGCTTGTCAATGCCTTATCCCCCGAACTCATCGTCCTCGCAGGAGGAATCACCTTATCTGACGATGCCTTGTTTGAACCTTTACGCCAATTTATGGACCTTTATGAATGGCGTCCTGGTGGCAAACAAACCCCCATCGTTCAAGCCGAATTTGGGGACATGGCAGGGGCGATTGGTGCCGCAGGCTTTGCATTATCATCCCTTTAACCCGTTCAATCCGCGTTCTAAACCTTATTTTCACATGACTGTTACCGAAGTTTATCTAAGTAAATGTCAGCACATTTTACAAACTATTCAACAACAACAACCCCACATCCAACAAGCTGCCCAATGGTTTGCCGACAGCATCCTTGCAGGGCGCATGGTACACGTTTTCGGTAGTGGTCACAGCCGAATTATGGTCGAAGAAATGTGGCCTCGTTACGGTTCTTTTGCGGGTTTTAATCCCATCGTAGAGTTGTCTCTTACTTTTCACAATTTGGTGGTGGGTGCCAACGGGCAACGCCAAGCCATGTTTTTGGAAAATGTTTCGGGTTTGGCCGACCGCATTTTACGAAATTTTGACTTATCCTCTCAAGATACCGCCTTGGTGATTTCGTCTTCGGGCACCAACATCGTACCCGTTGAAATGGCCGAAATTTTCCAAAAAAACGGCATTAAAGTTGTCGCTTTAGTCACTAAAGAACACTCCGAAGCCAGTTCATCAAAGCGCACGGATGGAAAAAAACTAACCGATTTTGCCGATTTGGTACTCGATACAGGCGCACCCGTGGGCGATGCTATGGTTACGGTTGATGGCCTTGACACACCCGTTTCTCCTGGTTCGACGGTAGGCGGGGCGGCGATTGTCAATTGCCTTAAAGCTGAAACTGCCCAACTTCTTACCCAGGCAGGGCGTCCACCTAAGGTGCTAAGTGCAGCGGCAGTTGTCGGTAGCGAACGCGCCGTCGAACTGTTTGAAGCAGCCTACGATGAGCACGCCCACCGCCTTGCAAAAATGTACCAACAAGTAGGCGTCCCTAGCTATGTAAGTGATTTACTCTAACGCCATGACCTTAAAAATTCGCCCCGTACTCCCAACCGATAAAGAAGCCCTTTGGAGTATTATTGAGCCTGTGATTCGGGCGGGAGATACTTACATGTACGCGCCAGACTCATCCCGTGAAAAAATGTTGGGGATTTGGTATGACTCCGAAAAATACGCCTATGTCGCCGAAAATAACGGCAAAATTGTAGGTACATTTTTTCTAAAAGCCAACCAGCCCGATTTGGGGAGTCACGTTGTCAATGCAGGCTATATGGTTCATCCCGACGCCCGTGGGCGCGGCATTGCTGAGCAAATGTGTCGCTTTTCAATCATTGAAGCCAAACGATTAGGTTTTCTCGCCATGCAGTTCAACTGCGTTATTTCGACCAATACAACTGCCGTTCGGTTGTGGCAAAAATGCGGCTTTGATATTGTTGGCACCCTTCCCAAAGCCTACCAACACGCCCAACTTGGGCTCGTCGATGCCCATGTCATGTACCAATGGCTATGAAAAAACAACCCGAAACAGTAAACCCTCAAACTCAGAAACATGCAACCTCATCCCATAAAAACCACCGTCGTTGGCTCGATGCCTTTTCCAGGTTGGCTCGAATTTGCGAGCATGAACCTCGACAAATTTGGCCCCGCCGACATCGCCGAAATGATTGACGATGCCGTGATTACAGCCATCCACGACCAAGTAAGCGCAGGACTTGACGTCATCACCGACGGCGAACAAACCCGTCTTGACTTTAACCTCTCGTTTTATGGTTTCATCAACGGAATCCAGAATGATAGCTCAGAAACCCGAAAATACGGTCCACCTGCCCACGATCAACGCGGCAAAAACAGCATCGTAGAACCCCTAACAGCTCCCAAAGGACTTGGAGTGGTGGAAGAATACAAACGGCTCAAACGCCTTGCCCCCGAAGGGCAACGGGTAAAAATGTCGATTCCTGGGCCTTATACGTTGTCGGGGCGGTTGAATCCAGGGCATTTGTACAAAGACCGCTGGGAAGTGACCGAAGCTATTTTGCCCCTTGTGCGGAAAGAAATTGAAGAATTGGTGGCACTGGGCGTTCCCGAAATTTGCGTGGATGAGCCGTCCATGAGTTGTTACGCTTACCGCGAAGATACCCAGCGATTTGTCGATATTTTCAACCGAACCGTTGCACCTGCCGTCGGGAAAACGCGACTTTCGATGCACCTCTGTTTTGGGAATTATAAAGGTCGGTCAGTAGGAAAAAAAACATTAGCTCCCATGCTACCCGATTTTTTGGATATGACCGTCGATGAACTGCATTCCGAAATGACCGTACTCAACTTTGCCGATGTGCATCTTTTGGAACGATTTGCTGAAAAACTAGACGTGGCCGTAGGTGTCATTGATGTAAAGAGTTATTACATCGAAACGCCCGAAGACGTCGCCGAGCGCATTCGGAAGGTATTGCCGTACGTCCCTGCCGAAAAACTAGCCGTTGCCCCCGACTGCGGCATGAGTCAGACGGCGCGCTGGGCGACTAAACAAAAATTAAAAGCCATGTGCGACGGCGCTAAACTCGTCAGAGCCAGTTTGTAGAGGCTTTTTGAATCGGGTTTCAACTGGCCCGATTCATTCATATTTTAAGCAACTTCAAGAATGAAGTTACCATCAATCCCCAATTTTGTATGAAGCTTTTTAGCTACTTCAAGTGTGATTTTGCGCTTCCCATTCAATATCTCTGAAACCCTTGACGTCTCTACTTCTAATAACTCTGCTAAATCTTTCTGTTTCAGTTTCATTTCATACATTTTGAGCTCAATCATTCCTGCAAGTGTGGTCGGTCGGGGAAACTTAATAAATTCTGCTTCATAGGCTTGAATAGCTTCAGCTACCCTACGAGCCTCAACTTTTTTTTCGGGATTTACAACCATTTCAGCCGTTAGTTCATCAAAAAGCAAAAATGCTTTTTGGTACTCATATTCATTTACAATTTTCATGGTTTATAATCAATTGTTGAAACATCAATTCTATCGTATTCATTATGTGTACCCACAAATTTGACATATACAGTTCGTATTGAAAAATGTATCAAAGCCACAAGTCGGTAGTGATTCCCTTTGATGTTAAACACATATCTATCATTTCCTACAAAATCAACAGAATTAAACATCATTCTAATGTCCATAAAATGACCCCAATCTGCCAACAATACAATATCATACCACTCCATTAATGGCACGAGAGCATTGGGATGTTTCTCTCCAAATTTTACCAATGCTAATTTTGCAATTACCACCATTTACAAATATATTCCAAAATATGTAATTTTATTACACAGAAGTAAATAAATCCTCTGCCTCACTTACGACTCACAAAGCGATTTCCTGTCACATAAAAACGGTACGGTAAATCAGCGCCTTGGGTAATGCCAATTCGGGTGGTAGTCACCATCTCAAACTCCTCTAGTACAGAAGGGTAAATCTTTAAATTACCCGTCAACAGCGACGTTCCATTGTGTTCTTCGATACTAATTCCCATGGCTTTCACTAATTTAGCGGGTCCGTTGCATAAGTGTCGAAGGGAGAGTGCAGGCTGTCGAATAGGTTTCTCATTCGACATTCTACCCTCTGCACTCGACACTCCATCGCTTCTTCTTTCTTCCATGAGTTCCATGCCTTCCGTTGGTTCCAAAGCTCGAATCAACACCGCCTCACCCACGCCCTCGTCGCTACTTGCGATGTTGACACAATAGTGCATTCCATAAATTTGATACACATAAACTGTTCCCGCAGGGCCAAACATTGCAGCGTTTCTTTTTGTTTTCCTTCGATACGCATGACAAGCGGGGTCGCCTGTCAAGTAAGCCTCCGTTTCAACGATGATGCCTGCGGTAGTGCCATCCTGGCTTTGATGTACCAACGTACAACCAAGCAACCTTTGGGCGAGAGTTAACGTATCGTATTTTTGATAAAAGTCGAGCGTAAGTGGTTGCATAAAAACTTAATAACTGGTTGGCTACTAACTGTTAGTAGATTTTTAGATACATTTGATTTTAATAATAGTCCTTAACCAAAGTAATGCGCAATCTTGTTGGGTTTTTTCTCGTTTTATTGGCCAGTTTTGGCTCGGCATACGCCCAACGTATTTACGGTGGACAAATAGACCGTCGTACCATCAATAATAATATTCCTTATGCTTACGGGGTAGGTTGCACTTTTTTTACGGACAAAGCAGGCTACGACGCCCTTCCCGCCCAGCTTCGGTTTGGGGTGTATCGTAAAAAAGACAACCAACTCATGCAAGAATATACGGCCGACAAAAGTAACGATGTCAGTGCTTCTAGCTCCTCTACCTCTTGTGATAAAAGTAAAAAAGTCGAGTATTTATTTGTCCGCTACAATTACAATTTGGTCTTAAAACCCCAAGATTTTAACGACCCCGAAGGCTACTACATAGTAAACAACCCCGTTGGCCCCCGCAATCCCACTGACAACATTGTTTCCTCCCAGATTGTTCTGTACCATTGGTTTTCGCCCGCTTATTTATGGG contains:
- a CDS encoding ROK family protein, which produces MKTAIGIDLGGTNVKGILVNEAGEILKQHYVATQDDTEGLWRENVLEMVTYLRNYWQAPVDTIGLSAPGLPDAHNSCISFLPNRLAGLEKFDWSTYFGQQTYVLNDAHAALMAEARFGAAKGLQNVVLLTLGTGVGGGILIQGKLYQGLSQMAGHLGHLSLHATDDEVSIVGAPGSLEYAIGNYSIQKRSKGKFDSTWALVEAYRQGDAWASLVWLSSVQKLAVALSSLVNALSPELIVLAGGITLSDDALFEPLRQFMDLYEWRPGGKQTPIVQAEFGDMAGAIGAAGFALSSL
- a CDS encoding sugar isomerase domain-containing protein, with amino-acid sequence MTVTEVYLSKCQHILQTIQQQQPHIQQAAQWFADSILAGRMVHVFGSGHSRIMVEEMWPRYGSFAGFNPIVELSLTFHNLVVGANGQRQAMFLENVSGLADRILRNFDLSSQDTALVISSSGTNIVPVEMAEIFQKNGIKVVALVTKEHSEASSSKRTDGKKLTDFADLVLDTGAPVGDAMVTVDGLDTPVSPGSTVGGAAIVNCLKAETAQLLTQAGRPPKVLSAAAVVGSERAVELFEAAYDEHAHRLAKMYQQVGVPSYVSDLL
- a CDS encoding GNAT family N-acetyltransferase, coding for MTLKIRPVLPTDKEALWSIIEPVIRAGDTYMYAPDSSREKMLGIWYDSEKYAYVAENNGKIVGTFFLKANQPDLGSHVVNAGYMVHPDARGRGIAEQMCRFSIIEAKRLGFLAMQFNCVISTNTTAVRLWQKCGFDIVGTLPKAYQHAQLGLVDAHVMYQWL
- a CDS encoding cobalamin-independent methionine synthase II family protein yields the protein MQPHPIKTTVVGSMPFPGWLEFASMNLDKFGPADIAEMIDDAVITAIHDQVSAGLDVITDGEQTRLDFNLSFYGFINGIQNDSSETRKYGPPAHDQRGKNSIVEPLTAPKGLGVVEEYKRLKRLAPEGQRVKMSIPGPYTLSGRLNPGHLYKDRWEVTEAILPLVRKEIEELVALGVPEICVDEPSMSCYAYREDTQRFVDIFNRTVAPAVGKTRLSMHLCFGNYKGRSVGKKTLAPMLPDFLDMTVDELHSEMTVLNFADVHLLERFAEKLDVAVGVIDVKSYYIETPEDVAERIRKVLPYVPAEKLAVAPDCGMSQTARWATKQKLKAMCDGAKLVRASL
- a CDS encoding type II toxin-antitoxin system HigA family antitoxin; its protein translation is MKIVNEYEYQKAFLLFDELTAEMVVNPEKKVEARRVAEAIQAYEAEFIKFPRPTTLAGMIELKMYEMKLKQKDLAELLEVETSRVSEILNGKRKITLEVAKKLHTKLGIDGNFILEVA
- a CDS encoding type II toxin-antitoxin system HigB family toxin, which encodes MVVIAKLALVKFGEKHPNALVPLMEWYDIVLLADWGHFMDIRMMFNSVDFVGNDRYVFNIKGNHYRLVALIHFSIRTVYVKFVGTHNEYDRIDVSTIDYKP
- a CDS encoding DNA-3-methyladenine glycosylase, encoding MQPLTLDFYQKYDTLTLAQRLLGCTLVHQSQDGTTAGIIVETEAYLTGDPACHAYRRKTKRNAAMFGPAGTVYVYQIYGMHYCVNIASSDEGVGEAVLIRALEPTEGMELMEERRSDGVSSAEGRMSNEKPIRQPALSLRHLCNGPAKLVKAMGISIEEHNGTSLLTGNLKIYPSVLEEFEMVTTTRIGITQGADLPYRFYVTGNRFVSRK